Sequence from the Candidatus Methylomirabilota bacterium genome:
ACCTCGACCGTGACCGCCAGCTGGCGCTCTACCAGATCGGCATCCAGCGAGACTTCCCGCGCGAGGCGCGGCGCGTCGAGCTGGTCTGGCACTACCTGGCTCACGATCTCGAATTGCGCTCCCGCAGAGAGCCCGAGGCCCTCGAAAGCCTCGCGGCCGAGACGCTCGCCCTGATCGACACCATCCAGGCCGACACAACCTTCGAAACCGTCACGGGCCCTCACTGCGACCGCTGCTCCTACCGCAGTATCTGCCCCGCCTGGGGGCCGGCCCAGCCTTAAGCGCCGGCGGGCGCCAGAAATCGCTCCGCGGCTTCTTCGCCGGAGCGGACGCAATCGGAGATGCCGACGCCGCGGTAGGCGCCGCCCACGAGGGCGAGCCTTGGGTGGGCGCGAAGACAGCCCTCGATGGCCTCGACGCGGGCCAGATGCCCCACGTGGTACTGGGGCATGGCCTTGGGGTAGCGGCTCACGCGTGAGAAGAGCGGCGGCGCCGTCACTCCCAGCAGCTCGCCCAGCTCGGCGCGCGCGACACGCGTCAGCGTCTCGTCGTCCCCGTCGAGGATGCTCTCGTTCAGCGCGCCGCCCATGAACACGCGGAGCAGGGCGAAGCCGTCCGGGGCGCGGCCGGGGTACTTCACGCTCGAGAAGGTGCAGGCGATGATGGGACGCCGCTCGATCTGCGGCACGACGAAGCCGAAGCCGTCGAGCGGGTGCGGGATGTCGGCGCGCCGCCAGCCGAGCGTCACCGTCGCCGAGGACGCGTACGGAATGCCGTCGAGCAGGTGCGCCAGGCCTGGGTCCGTGTAGCGCAGCATGCGCCCGGCCTGGTGCGACTCGGTGGCGATGATGACCGCATCCGCCGTCGTCGGCGGGCCGTCCCGGAGGTCGAGCCGCCAGCCCGAGCCCTCGCGCGCGACATCGGTGACGCGGGCTTTGAGCCGGATGGCGTCGGAGGGCAGGTGGGCACCCAGGGCGCGGATGAGCTCCTCCATCCCTTCGGCCAACGTCACGAAGAGCGACCATCGCGCACCGCTCGCGCCGGCCGCTTCCGCGGGCGCCCGCCGCGCCCCGCGCCAGAGCCCGAGGATCAGACTCCGCTCCCTCCGCTCGAGCTCGAGGAAGCGCGGCATGGTGGCAGCGAGCGAGAGCGCGTCGGGATCGGCCGTGTAGATCCCCGCCACGAGCGGCTGGGCTACCCGCTCGAGCGCCTCGCTTCCGAGCCGGCGCGTGACGAAGGCGCCGAGGCTCTCGTCGGGATCGCCGCCCCGAGGCAGGATGAGATCCATCGCCATCCTGAGCTTGCCGGGCCAGGAAAAGAGGCCCGAGCGGATGAATGGCCCGAGCCGCGTCGGCGCCAGGAGCTGGAAGCCGTCCGGCAGCGGGTGGAGACGTCCGCGGAAAGCGACGTAGGTGCGGCGGAAGCGGTCATCGGTGCGCACGAGCCGGTCTTCGATGCCGAGCCGCTTGCAGAGCTGGAGCGCCCACGGCTTCTCCGAGAGGAAGGAGTCAGGGCCGCACTCGACGAGGAACCCT
This genomic interval carries:
- the hemG gene encoding protoporphyrinogen oxidase, whose amino-acid sequence is GFLVECGPDSFLSEKPWALQLCKRLGIEDRLVRTDDRFRRTYVAFRGRLHPLPDGFQLLAPTRLGPFIRSGLFSWPGKLRMAMDLILPRGGDPDESLGAFVTRRLGSEALERVAQPLVAGIYTADPDALSLAATMPRFLELERRERSLILGLWRGARRAPAEAAGASGARWSLFVTLAEGMEELIRALGAHLPSDAIRLKARVTDVAREGSGWRLDLRDGPPTTADAVIIATESHQAGRMLRYTDPGLAHLLDGIPYASSATVTLGWRRADIPHPLDGFGFVVPQIERRPIIACTFSSVKYPGRAPDGFALLRVFMGGALNESILDGDDETLTRVARAELGELLGVTAPPLFSRVSRYPKAMPQYHVGHLARVEAIEGCLRAHPRLALVGGAYRGVGISDCVRSGEEAAERFLAPAGA